In the genome of Pontibacter actiniarum, the window ACTGAAAATGGTCTCTTACCGCTCCTATCTGATGTTTCAAGCGTCACGTTTGTGGGAGACTACAAAAACAAGTTAGTTTTTACGGTGAGGGATGAGTGGGATGAACAGGTCGATACCGCGCTTGTAAAACTTTACGAAACAGACGGTACTCCCGCTGGCACCAAATTGATTGCTGATAAAGTGGCACCACCCTCTTACGATAATCAGGACCAGAATGTCATAGCCCATAGGGGCAAGCTATACTTCTTCAGAAAAGATGAGACGCATGGGCCGGAACTGTGGCAATACGATGGTCAATCGGCTACTTTACTGCAGGATGTTATTCCAGGTCAGGACGGTATGATGTACCCCCTTTTCTATGAGCATGAGGATGAGCTGTATTTTACCGCCCGCTTAACTGCTAGCCAAAAAACGCTGCGCCTGTATAAGTTCTCAGACAGCGCCAGTACCTTTCAACTACAAAGCTATGTAGACTCCAACGGCAACCAAATAAAGGATGCAGATGAGCCACTACTTACAAATGTGAAGTATAAGTTAGCTGGTGATGCGTTAACCGTTCTTCCTTCGGAGGGCAGCAGTACAATTACTCTGGAGGATGGCAGTTACACATTGGTTGCTAGCCCTGCGTCAGGCTGGGTTCCGGTGAACGGAGAGCAAAAGTATACCGTCAGCCTACCAGCGGACGACACGAAGGTGTACTCTTTTGGCTTTACCCCTACACAACCTACCACTAAGGTAGATGCTTCCCTCATGTCCGAGTTTTCCCGCTGCGGCTTTCCAACCTCGTACACCTTGCACTACAGCAACACTGGCTTTACAAGTACAACGGGCACCATCAAACTAAAGCCAGAGGCAACGTTTAGTTACGAATCGGCCTCCCCTGCCCCTACGGAGGTTAGCGGCGATACATTAATCTGGCAAATCAAGCATCTGCCAATTGGCCAAAAAGGCAGAATCATCATTAACTTCACCATGCCCGGTGTAGAACACATGGGCGATACATTGACATCAAGCCTGTACACGCGGTTTAGCTCAGACGTCAACTCCAGCACGCACACCGACACAACTACGCTACAGCAAATCCTGACCTGCTCCTATGACCCGAATGATATCCAGGCGAACCCGGCAGGCTTGGGAGAAAAGCACCTGACCCTCAAGAACCGGCCACTGGAGTACCTCATCCGCTTCCAGAACATGGGCACCGACAAAGCGTTTAATATTGTAGTCAAGAACGAGCTGCAGCCGGAGTTTGACATAAGCACTTTCAAAGTGATCGGCAGTAGCCACGACATGTATACCGTGGTAAAAGGCAACCAGCTAAGTTTCCATTTTGATAACATTCAGCTGCCAGATGATAAGGTCGATGAGCCGGGCAGCCATGGCTACATCCTCTACAGCATTAAGCCAAAAAGTGACCTTGCCGATAGCACACTCCTAAACAACCAGGCCTTTATATACTTCGACTATAATCCTGCCATAGAGACAAACGTAGCGTTCAACACCTTGGTCACAAGGCTTCCTGCTCCGGAGTCTGTTCTGGCTGTAGGTGATGCGCTAGAGGCTGAGGAGATGAAGGTGTACCCTAACCCTGCAGAGGATGCCATCCATGTTGCCTGGCCTGCTGCGCATCAGCCTCAAACAGCCTATCAGCTCCTGAACGCGAAAGGCCAGCAGGTACAGCAGTTGCACGTGCGCAGTGGTACTGTTCACCAAATTGATGTATCTGCGTTGCCTCCCGGTTTATACTTCCTGAAAGCGGTTAAGGCCAACAAGACGTTTGCCCGGAAAATAATAATCAGGTAAATCAGCATAGAAAAAGCCCCGGCATCTTAATCAGGTGCCGGGGCTTTTCACTTATAACGAAGTAATACTAGCTAGGCCTTCGCTAGGCAGCATGCCTGAAGCAGAAGCTGCCTTTTACCGAACCGGCTTTCTGCCCCATCCTCGCTATCTGTCGGCAGTATACTTATGATCATGGTATCGCTTCTCCTCGGCGTGGTAAGCATTCTTTTCTCCTTCAGCTTTCTGACAAAACGCCCGGAGGCACCGTTGCTCTATACATCTCCGCTAGTGCCTTTAACTTCTGCAAATGCGTTAGGAAGGCACAGCCACGCGTTCTCCCGAAGGCAGGGCTATTTCTACAGGCTATACTTTACCTCCATCTGCGTCAGTTTGGGACCCAGCAGCATATTCCATCCGGTACATATCGTAGCCGGGAGCCCAGTAGTCCTTCACCACTTCTAAAAGTTTGAAGCCGAGCTTTTCGTAGAACCGGTACACCAGCTGCGATGTACGGACAGAAATTGCCTGGATGTGGGCTAGTTCTCGGAGCCTGGCAACTCTAAAGTTCAGCAGTTTGCTCCCGAGGCCCTTGCCCTGGTAGTCCGGGTGTAGAATATCCCAGCTTATAATCCCCACAGACTTATCCTTAGAGAAGTTAAAGCCGCCGCACCCAACTACGGCACCGTTGTACGACACAACGTAGTAGTGCTCGATTTCGTGGGCAAGGTAGTGGCGCAAATCCGCTTCTTCTTCAGGGGCAAAATAGCGGGGCGTGTTGCGCCTCAGCAAATCAAGCACGGCCGGTTTATCACTCTCCCGGTATGCTCTGATTACTACTTCTTCATTCATTTGCAAGCAAGTTTAGGTGTATCAGTTCATCAACGGGAACAGTTGCCTGCTCTACCCTTATTTCCTATTAAAGAAAATCCTGTCGTAGCCAATCAAGAGGTCGGCGCGGGACCCGGGTGGGCGATAGTAAACAAGGATGTCGTAAATGTTGTCCGTTTCAAAATGGCTGCCCTCAAAGTAGCTATCGTCGGGCACGGGAGCTGCTGATTTTAAAGTATAATAGTAGTTATAGTAGCCTTGCTTCAGCAGCATGCGGCCGGAGTATACATCGCGCTCGATGTCATAAACCAATTTGGCCTCCTCTATCTGCCGCCAGTTTGTAAGCTCCCCCTGCAGGTACACATCGCCGGGCACCTTCTCCGACACTTTTAGCTCAAAGTCTACCCAGGTGTAGTCGCCGTTCACGTCGCCGTTGCCGTACTGCCTGTTGCCGAAGATACGCTTGCCGTTGATGTCCGGGTCCTGGCTGTAAGCCAGCCCACTGCGGTTGATATCAAGGTTCAGGTTTACCTCCACCGGGCTCTCCTGCAGGTTTATACTTTGCACGCCAATGCCATTAAAGTTCAGGCTGCGCGTGTCAAAAGCGCGGAACTCGCTGTACCCTTTAAAGAGGTCTTTCGGCTCGAAGAACACATACTCCAGGCGGCGCTGGGCATCATGTATATAAGTAGGGCGCGTGATGTACTTGGCATTATCCCAGCGGAAGTTCTGGCGCATAACCGCCTTGACCTCGGCCGCCGGGTTTACCAGCTCATAGTCGGCATAGAAAATATTAAACTCTACCGGTTGCCGTGTTTCACGACCCTGCGGCCCCAAGGGCGCGCCCAGTTTGCTTGCCACCGTTACCAGCTCCTGGTACACCATCATGCGCTGCGAGAGCAGCGGTTTGCCACCCTCCTCCTGCACCACCAACAAGTAGTTTCCGCTTATCTTTACACGGGGCACCCTGAACCTGTAATGCACGTAGGGCACGCGCGTGTTCACCGAGTTTTGTGCAACGGTGATAAAGAATTCATTAAAGTCATAGAGGAACTGGGTGTCGCTCAGGGTGGAAGGCCTCCAGTTGGCATCGCAGTGCACGAGCTTCGCCACCAGGCGCAGCGGGGCAGCGTTCAGGCGGTCGAACTCCAGTATAACCGGCTCTGTCTGGCTGAGCGGCACCACCGGCGCTTCCAGCACCTCCTCCTCAAAGCCAGTGGCCACATAGGCCTGCACCGACTGCACACTCTCGTCGTACACGTAGTCTTCGTAACGCAGCTGTACTTGGGCACTGCTGCTCTGCACCTGCTGCTCCACAGGCACACAGGCGACAGTGCCTGTGGCCAGCAATGCAGCCAGCAGGTAAGTATAGGTAGTTTTTCTTAGCATCTTGTATTGTTCAGGGGCAGGGCTTGGGCACCGCCACATCGTTGTCTGAACGAATATAGCTAAAAAGTACATGCCTGCCTTAAAAACTGTAGCCAGACCTCTTGCTTCGCGGGAACTCCTACCCTGCTACAACACGTGCAAAAGAGGCTGCCAGTTGGACAAAGCGCTCCTGGCAGGGCAGCACGCAACCAGCGCCAACACATCAGGAAACACCGGCCACAGCCAGATCGGGCACTAATCCTCTACCAGCTCCGTCTCTACCACCATTCCTGCCTGCAGTGTTTTCTGCACCGGGCATTTGCTGGAGATCACCATCAGGCGCTGGCGCTGCTCGGGTGTCAGGTTCCCGACCAGGCGCAGCTTCTTGGTTACCTGGCTTAGCCTGGCCGCCACATCACCGCAGTGCTCGCAGTCGTCGGCATGGATGCGCTCATGGCGCAGCCTCACGATGGCCTGCTCCAGCGGCCAGCCTTTGCGCCGGGCGTACATGTGCAGCGTGATAACGGTGCAGGACCCCAACGCCCCCAGAATGTAATCATAAGGGTCCGCACCTGTTTTCATACCTTGTGCAACACCCGACTCATCAATAACCATCACATCGGCACCAGCCTTT includes:
- a CDS encoding DUF5103 domain-containing protein, with the protein product MLRKTTYTYLLAALLATGTVACVPVEQQVQSSSAQVQLRYEDYVYDESVQSVQAYVATGFEEEVLEAPVVPLSQTEPVILEFDRLNAAPLRLVAKLVHCDANWRPSTLSDTQFLYDFNEFFITVAQNSVNTRVPYVHYRFRVPRVKISGNYLLVVQEEGGKPLLSQRMMVYQELVTVASKLGAPLGPQGRETRQPVEFNIFYADYELVNPAAEVKAVMRQNFRWDNAKYITRPTYIHDAQRRLEYVFFEPKDLFKGYSEFRAFDTRSLNFNGIGVQSINLQESPVEVNLNLDINRSGLAYSQDPDINGKRIFGNRQYGNGDVNGDYTWVDFELKVSEKVPGDVYLQGELTNWRQIEEAKLVYDIERDVYSGRMLLKQGYYNYYYTLKSAAPVPDDSYFEGSHFETDNIYDILVYYRPPGSRADLLIGYDRIFFNRK
- a CDS encoding GNAT family N-acetyltransferase, which encodes MNEEVVIRAYRESDKPAVLDLLRRNTPRYFAPEEEADLRHYLAHEIEHYYVVSYNGAVVGCGGFNFSKDKSVGIISWDILHPDYQGKGLGSKLLNFRVARLRELAHIQAISVRTSQLVYRFYEKLGFKLLEVVKDYWAPGYDMYRMEYAAGSQTDADGGKV
- a CDS encoding DUF7619 domain-containing protein, giving the protein MKQTFTLLLLVMLFSYQASAQKALLLQTFEQAEFSEASVFAEGNFYLNQGAYFEAFNFATRANHIVDKPPGQFIQKGKTLGAVGSSVLFSNGANDVLHIADMKASRPLQALLQSEQIVTGKDYTYLLYRDLNGEGTKIISVDSRTFTPQKAFITRGTADVHLAYFEKENLLYFVHRTADNTVALYASDGSYERTKLVTNLSEEVGSGSLLSSFFANGEDLYLINFYYQGADYKNRTSHVYKVSDGVTDLGTFPYFSTSDGSNYLKQGAFYGYDNSTQSIVKSTENGLLPLLSDVSSVTFVGDYKNKLVFTVRDEWDEQVDTALVKLYETDGTPAGTKLIADKVAPPSYDNQDQNVIAHRGKLYFFRKDETHGPELWQYDGQSATLLQDVIPGQDGMMYPLFYEHEDELYFTARLTASQKTLRLYKFSDSASTFQLQSYVDSNGNQIKDADEPLLTNVKYKLAGDALTVLPSEGSSTITLEDGSYTLVASPASGWVPVNGEQKYTVSLPADDTKVYSFGFTPTQPTTKVDASLMSEFSRCGFPTSYTLHYSNTGFTSTTGTIKLKPEATFSYESASPAPTEVSGDTLIWQIKHLPIGQKGRIIINFTMPGVEHMGDTLTSSLYTRFSSDVNSSTHTDTTTLQQILTCSYDPNDIQANPAGLGEKHLTLKNRPLEYLIRFQNMGTDKAFNIVVKNELQPEFDISTFKVIGSSHDMYTVVKGNQLSFHFDNIQLPDDKVDEPGSHGYILYSIKPKSDLADSTLLNNQAFIYFDYNPAIETNVAFNTLVTRLPAPESVLAVGDALEAEEMKVYPNPAEDAIHVAWPAAHQPQTAYQLLNAKGQQVQQLHVRSGTVHQIDVSALPPGLYFLKAVKANKTFARKIIIR
- a CDS encoding OsmC family protein; the encoded protein is MSVTETEGYVTVSADSSAPMVARIKAGADVMVIDESGVAQGMKTGADPYDYILGALGSCTVITLHMYARRKGWPLEQAIVRLRHERIHADDCEHCGDVAARLSQVTKKLRLVGNLTPEQRQRLMVISSKCPVQKTLQAGMVVETELVED